A single region of the Vicia villosa cultivar HV-30 ecotype Madison, WI linkage group LG4, Vvil1.0, whole genome shotgun sequence genome encodes:
- the LOC131597264 gene encoding uncharacterized protein LOC131597264 has protein sequence MERITDKDLLVIYHFSKKTPLNIGYLVLNYIKHTGLRARSAPYGMLLTKIFKHFNVPLDDEDSFEINKILDASKLKRMKIPSLKRAPSPKPEAKSKRRRLVKQYAPTEPLTTGTESPNSPNSLTTNSPIPLSVALPNTADLESPQDPSPISPHASKSVSPNPKETNKQSPVITQCIDLTSTSPIPVESSPQTVVITQAPVSLQTETLSNVSSPPTLETSNTDMINIFALENLLSSPPSASAHQPPSPISPHTPASAQLSSLISMLEAELLTPPTSNQQTSIIPHVATYTSPTMTTNPLSTTSPLNSPNSYKEPSPRRIQLSSINHTDSNDLTAQIEAFFNNSVQLSEQDDPIESHAMPSVPQPDPYVFQTNSPIFSSPKEDDDNSFNVQTLLAPRYDSSPPRNTTDNSNTLPQIPITSITSSFFNNFPSIGNRPPVYPRSATSSETVNPHQGVNLRSYTALQKQLMAYQKFWIDYVTEQVCPRFPGMPPPDPSQIQFPFLPLSSEATSDDEQSGS, from the coding sequence ATGGAACGAATCACTGATAAAGACCTCCTTGTTATCTATCATTTCTCAAAGAAAACTCCTCTCAATATAGGATATTTGGTGCTCAACTATATCAAACACACTGGTCTTAGAGCAAGAAGCGCCCCCTATGGTATGCTTCTTACCAAAATATTCAAGCACTTTAATGTTCCTCTGGACGATGAGGACTCCTTCGAGATCAACAAAATCCTGGATGCCTCCAAGTTGAAGCGCATGAAAATTCCTTCACTCAAGCGTGCACCATCACCTAAACCTGAGGCCAAATCAAAGCGCAGGCGTCTTGTTAAGCAATATGCTCCAACTGAACCTTTAACAACAGGTACTGAATCTCCTAACTCTCCAAACAGCCTGACCACAAATTCTCCCATTCCATTATCTGTGGCTCTTCCAAACACTGCTGACCTAGAATCCCCACAAGACCCCTCACCGATCTCTCCTCATGCCTCTAAATCCGTATCTCCAAACCCAAAGGAAACAAATAAACAATCTCCTGTAATCACACAATGCATTGACCTCACATCTACATCACCAATCCCAGTAGAATCCTCACCACAAACAGTTGTCATCACTCAAGCTCCAGTTTCTCTCCAAACTGAAACTCTCTCAAATGTTTCAAGTCCTCCAACCCTAGAGACTTCTAACACTGACATGATCAACATTTTCGCTCTTGAAAACCTTCTCTCAAGTCCTCCTAGTGCTTCAGCTCATCAACCACCCTCACCAATATCTCCTCACACTCCTGCTTCAGCTCAGCTGTCCTCACTCATATCCATGCTTGAGGCTGAATTATTAACTCCACCCACTTCAAATCAACAAACTTCAATTATTCCCCATGTTGCCACATACACTTCCCCTACTATGACAACAAATCCTCTCTCCACGACCTCACCTCTGAACTCTCCAAATTCCTACAAAGAACCTTCTCCTAGAAGAATTCAACTCTCCTCCATCAATCATACAGACTCCAATGATCTCACTGCTCAGATTGAAGCTTTTTTTAATAACTCCGTTCAGCTATCTGAACAAGATGATCCTATAGAATCACACGCCATGCCTTCTGTTCCACAACCTGATCCTTATGTCTTCCAAACAAACTCTCCAATATTTTCTTCTCCAAAGGAAGATGATGATAACTCCTTCAATGTTCAAACACTGCTTGCTCCGAGGTATGACTCATCACCTCCTAGAAACACCACCGATAATTCCAATACCCTTCCTCAGATTCCCATCACTTCCATCACATCCTCATTTTTTAACAACTTCCCCAGCATTGGTAATCGTCCTCCCGTTTATCCTCGATCTGCAACCTCATCTGAAACGGTTAACCCCCATCAGGGCGTCAACCTTCGATCCTACACAGCTCTCCAAAAGCAGTTAATGGCTTACCAAAAATTCTGGATTGATTATGTCACTGAACAAGTATGCCCGAGGTTTCCAGGAATGCCTCCTCCGGATCCCTCTCAGATTCAGTTTCCATTTCTGCCATTATCTTCTGAGGCAACATCTGATGATGAACAATCTGGTTCTTAA
- the LOC131597265 gene encoding uncharacterized protein LOC131597265, with amino-acid sequence MADTKFIAEGGSSHRPPYFNGSDYYYWKGKMRLFLLSQDNNMWSMVENGNYTPMTTATDTVASVPKIQSQWTKEENDKVLLKSKAQFILSCALSREEYDRIEECTTAKEIWDALKIHHEGTNHVKEERIDLGVRKFETFEMKEEETIDEMFSRFTIIVNELRSLGKAYSAHERIRKILRCLPKIWRPMVTAISQAKDLKILQVEELIGSLRAHESILNEDKPQRKGKMIALKTSHNSASQISTSQGITEEETGFLSEDENDLALISRRIQQMILKRNQNRKSFQPRKDYQKPEIDKSKITCYGCNKLGHFKTECPLKTHRNFSSKKKSMLAQWDDSENSNSEAEDEEANLCLMTNSDSEEVSTLNSCYTCKDIGILFDNLLEDSNILTQKCLFQKEQIHTLKTEKEDLIKSNLKHLETIKELQKAYSYLSLHQKVINEKIKPLNNQDKI; translated from the coding sequence ATGGCTGATACAAAGTTTATAGCTGAAGGAGGATCATCACATAGGCCTCCTTACTTTAATGGTTCTGACTACTACTACTGGAAAGGTAAGATGAGATTGTTTCTACTATCTCAAGATAACAACATGTGGTCTATGGTTGAAAATGGCAACTACACACCAATGACTACTGCAACAGACACAGTTGCGTCAGTTCCAAAAATTCAGTCACAATGGACAAAAGAAGAAAACGACAAGGTACTACTAAAATCTAAAGCTCAATTTATATTATCATGTGCTCTTAGCAGGGAAGAATACGACCGGATAGAAGAATGCACAACTGCCAAAGAAATCTGGGATGCTCTCAAAATACATCATGAAGGAACAAATCATGTTAAAGAAGAAAGAATTGATCTAGGAGTCAGGAAATTTGAAACCTTTGAGATGAAGGAAGAAGAAACCATAGATGAAATGTTCTCTAGATTCACTATAATTGTCAATGAACTAAGATCACTGGGAAAAGCTTATTCTGCTCatgaaagaattagaaaaattctaagatgTCTCCCAAAGATTTGGAGACCTATGGTAACAGCTATCTCACAAGCAAAAGATCTAAAGATTCTACAAGTTGAAGAACTTATAGGATCTCTTCGTGCTCATGAAAGTATCCTCAATGAAGATAAACCACAAAGAAAAGGTAAAATGATAGCTCTTAAAACCTCTCATAATTCTGCATCTCAAATCTCCACCTCACAAGGAATAACTGAAGAAGAGACCGGATTTCTATCTGAGGATGAAAATGATTTGGCTTTAATCTCTAGAAGAATTCAACaaatgattttaaaaagaaatcaaaacAGAAAGTCATTTCAACCCAGGAAAGATTACCAGAAACCTGAGATTGATAAAAGCAAGATTACATGTTATGGATGCAACAAACTTGGACACTTCAAAACAGAATGCCCACTCAAAACTCATAGGAATTTTTCCTCTAAAAAGAAATCTATGCTTGCACAATGGGATGACTCAGAGAACTCTAACTCTGAAGCTGAAGATGAGGAAGCTAACCTATGCCTGATGACTAACTCCGATTCTGAAGAGGTAAGTACACTAAACTCCTGTTATACTTGCAAAGATATAGGAATTTTATTTGACAACCTATTAGAAGATTCAAATATCTTAACTCAAAAATGCTTATTTCAAAAAGAACAAATTCATACTCTTAAAACTGAAAAAGAAGATCTAATAAAATCTAACTTAAAACATTTAGAAACCATTAAGGAGTTACAAAAGGCATATTCTTATTTGTCATTACATCAGAAAGTTATTAATGAAAAAATCAAACCTCTTAACAATCAAGATAAAATTTAA
- the LOC131599196 gene encoding uncharacterized protein LOC131599196 isoform X2 produces MAQTTLIGRTRSEVTVLGATETLGSQGQLLQKLYAELDEEREASATAAIEAMDMILRLQGEKAMVEMEASQFKRMTEEMIDHAEATFEAYEQLMYDKEMETASLKFQLQAYKNKLVSLGCDLNASEFQYVHPNTSDQSSIKVMRRLKSFPSTPIKKTVTLSESNAHKTESPAPVSTDQEPSLVCASGTINSYWNKIKMLHAQAGLISDCNNIGENLKSRGGRSCSTLSKVCECGQTHRMNSANSTEVVNRCQLAHDSKTLTSRPCSTNAHDLFQVPEATVKHEVRRRHEKWNSLADIILTKPKSVSEGMIESPFKHDADKQKGTVTIVGQQKERMGVDCNSQAEIHQKIARLQRQKTSRRYQEVTSGFELGDNEEQLRLLREIKSELKLIQSEMRSLKTKNNTPVDDAVAFGFLQEAMVHFWI; encoded by the exons ATGGCACAAACAACATTGATAGGTCGAACTAGAAGTGAAGTAACGGTGTTAGGCGCGACAGAGACACTTGGTTCTCAAGGGCAACTTCTGCAGAAGTTGTATGCTGAGTTGGATGAAGAAAGGGAAGCATCAGCCACAGCAGCCATAGAAGCAATGGATATGATACTGCGTCTACAGGGAGAGAAGGCTATGGTGGAGATGGAGGCGAGTCAGTTCAAGAGAATGACAGAAGAGATGATAGACCACGCCGAAGCAACCTTTGAAGCTTACGAACAACTTATGTATGACAAGGAGATGGAAACTGCATCTCTCAAGTTTCAATTGCAGGCTTACAAAAACAAACTTGTGAGCTTAGGATGTGATCTCAATGCAAGTGAGTTTCAGTACGTGCACCCAAATACAAGTGACCAAAGTAGCATTAAGGTTATGAGAAGGCTAAAGTCATTTCCCTCAACTCCGATTAAAAAGACCGTGACCCTCAGTGAGAGTAATGCTCACAAAACTGAAAGTCCAGCGCCTGTTTCAACTGACCAGGAACCTAGCTTGGTGTGCGCAAGTGGAACTATTAATTCATACTGGAACAAGATAAAAATGCTGCATGCACAAGCGGGACTGATTTCAGATTGTAATAACATAGGAGAAAACTTGAAAAGTAGAGGAGGGAGGTCATGTTCAACACTGTCAAAAGTCTGTGAGTGTGGCCAAACACATAGAATGAACTCTGCCAATTCTACTGAAGTAGTAAATCGTTGTCAACTTGCACACGACAGTAAAACACTCACCAGTCGTCCTTGTTCGACTAATGCGCACGATTTATTTCAAGTCCCAGAAGCCACAGTAAAGCATGAGGTCAGAAGAAGGCATGAGAAATGGAATTCTTTGGCAGATATTATACTAACTAAACCAAAATCTGTTTCTGAGGGAATGATTGAATCGCCTTTTAAACATGATGCAGACAAGCAAAAGGGCACAGTGACAATTGTTGGCCAGCAGAAAGAAAGGATGGGTGTGGATTGTAATTCTCAAGCTGAAATTCATCAAAAAATTGCAAGGCTTCAGAGGCAGAAAACCAGTAGAAGGTATCAGGAGGTTACCTCTGGATTTGAATTAGGGGATAATGAAGAGCAGTTGCGGCTTTTGAGGGAAATAAAAAGTGAACTGAAACTAATACAGTCAGAGATGAGAAgcttgaaaaccaaaaataacACCCCTGTGGATGATGCTGTGGCTTTCGGTTTTCTCCAAGAG GCAATGGTGCACTTTTGGATTTGA
- the LOC131599196 gene encoding uncharacterized protein LOC131599196 isoform X1, whose product MAQTTLIGRTRSEVTVLGATETLGSQGQLLQKLYAELDEEREASATAAIEAMDMILRLQGEKAMVEMEASQFKRMTEEMIDHAEATFEAYEQLMYDKEMETASLKFQLQAYKNKLVSLGCDLNASEFQYVHPNTSDQSSIKVMRRLKSFPSTPIKKTVTLSESNAHKTESPAPVSTDQEPSLVCASGTINSYWNKIKMLHAQAGLISDCNNIGENLKSRGGRSCSTLSKVCECGQTHRMNSANSTEVVNRCQLAHDSKTLTSRPCSTNAHDLFQVPEATVKHEVRRRHEKWNSLADIILTKPKSVSEGMIESPFKHDADKQKGTVTIVGQQKERMGVDCNSQAEIHQKIARLQRQKTSRRYQEVTSGFELGDNEEQLRLLREIKSELKLIQSEMRSLKTKNNTPVDDAVAFGFLQEVMWWLRNRT is encoded by the coding sequence ATGGCACAAACAACATTGATAGGTCGAACTAGAAGTGAAGTAACGGTGTTAGGCGCGACAGAGACACTTGGTTCTCAAGGGCAACTTCTGCAGAAGTTGTATGCTGAGTTGGATGAAGAAAGGGAAGCATCAGCCACAGCAGCCATAGAAGCAATGGATATGATACTGCGTCTACAGGGAGAGAAGGCTATGGTGGAGATGGAGGCGAGTCAGTTCAAGAGAATGACAGAAGAGATGATAGACCACGCCGAAGCAACCTTTGAAGCTTACGAACAACTTATGTATGACAAGGAGATGGAAACTGCATCTCTCAAGTTTCAATTGCAGGCTTACAAAAACAAACTTGTGAGCTTAGGATGTGATCTCAATGCAAGTGAGTTTCAGTACGTGCACCCAAATACAAGTGACCAAAGTAGCATTAAGGTTATGAGAAGGCTAAAGTCATTTCCCTCAACTCCGATTAAAAAGACCGTGACCCTCAGTGAGAGTAATGCTCACAAAACTGAAAGTCCAGCGCCTGTTTCAACTGACCAGGAACCTAGCTTGGTGTGCGCAAGTGGAACTATTAATTCATACTGGAACAAGATAAAAATGCTGCATGCACAAGCGGGACTGATTTCAGATTGTAATAACATAGGAGAAAACTTGAAAAGTAGAGGAGGGAGGTCATGTTCAACACTGTCAAAAGTCTGTGAGTGTGGCCAAACACATAGAATGAACTCTGCCAATTCTACTGAAGTAGTAAATCGTTGTCAACTTGCACACGACAGTAAAACACTCACCAGTCGTCCTTGTTCGACTAATGCGCACGATTTATTTCAAGTCCCAGAAGCCACAGTAAAGCATGAGGTCAGAAGAAGGCATGAGAAATGGAATTCTTTGGCAGATATTATACTAACTAAACCAAAATCTGTTTCTGAGGGAATGATTGAATCGCCTTTTAAACATGATGCAGACAAGCAAAAGGGCACAGTGACAATTGTTGGCCAGCAGAAAGAAAGGATGGGTGTGGATTGTAATTCTCAAGCTGAAATTCATCAAAAAATTGCAAGGCTTCAGAGGCAGAAAACCAGTAGAAGGTATCAGGAGGTTACCTCTGGATTTGAATTAGGGGATAATGAAGAGCAGTTGCGGCTTTTGAGGGAAATAAAAAGTGAACTGAAACTAATACAGTCAGAGATGAGAAgcttgaaaaccaaaaataacACCCCTGTGGATGATGCTGTGGCTTTCGGTTTTCTCCAAGAGGTAATGTGGTGGTTGAGAAACAGAACATAA